One window from the genome of Archaeoglobus neptunius encodes:
- a CDS encoding thiolase domain-containing protein, producing MVAVVGVGYSGFNSTTPDLSWKEIMYEAALRAYTDAGVNPRRDVDSFITCAEDIYEGFAIFDEFVPDQLGAVVKPTCTVCGDFIYGVATAYMHIKSGLADIAVVEAHSKASDIHALGNVIKFAMDPVWLRNVGNAHPYYLAALEMFQYMSERCLAEEDVAGVVVKNKNNALLNPSAPYAANVSLDDVMASPKLFDPMKKLEIAPIADGCVVFVLASDEIARELTDSPVWVKGVGWWSETYGYDTASFSAMYAYKAAKMAYRMAGIANPAKEVDFAEVDDRFAFKELQHIEALQLADKFDVARLMAEGYFDRDGALPVNVSGGSLGVGNLLECTGGQKALEVVLQLRGEAGKRQLDDVNVGVAQAWRYLPTHSGAVAVFGV from the coding sequence ATGGTAGCTGTTGTTGGAGTCGGGTATTCGGGTTTTAACTCCACCACACCCGACCTGAGCTGGAAGGAAATCATGTATGAAGCGGCTTTAAGGGCCTACACCGATGCAGGTGTCAACCCGCGGAGAGATGTGGACAGCTTCATAACGTGTGCTGAGGACATCTATGAGGGTTTTGCAATTTTCGACGAGTTCGTTCCGGATCAGCTCGGGGCAGTGGTCAAACCTACCTGCACTGTATGCGGGGACTTCATTTACGGAGTGGCAACTGCGTACATGCACATAAAAAGCGGACTGGCGGACATCGCTGTTGTTGAAGCCCACAGCAAGGCAAGCGACATTCATGCTCTCGGAAACGTCATAAAATTTGCAATGGATCCGGTATGGCTCAGAAATGTTGGAAACGCTCATCCTTACTATCTGGCAGCTCTTGAGATGTTTCAGTACATGTCAGAAAGGTGCCTGGCCGAGGAGGACGTTGCTGGGGTTGTGGTCAAAAACAAAAATAACGCCCTGCTAAATCCGTCTGCACCGTATGCTGCCAATGTATCTCTTGATGACGTGATGGCCAGTCCAAAGCTCTTCGATCCAATGAAGAAGCTGGAGATCGCCCCGATTGCCGATGGATGTGTCGTCTTTGTTCTTGCCAGCGATGAAATTGCAAGAGAGCTGACAGACAGTCCTGTTTGGGTTAAGGGAGTTGGATGGTGGAGCGAAACCTACGGCTACGATACTGCGAGCTTCTCCGCCATGTATGCCTACAAGGCAGCAAAAATGGCCTACAGGATGGCAGGTATAGCAAATCCAGCAAAGGAAGTGGATTTTGCCGAGGTGGATGATAGATTTGCCTTCAAGGAGTTGCAGCACATCGAGGCGTTGCAACTGGCCGACAAATTTGATGTTGCGAGGCTTATGGCGGAAGGATACTTCGACAGAGATGGTGCACTGCCTGTTAACGTTTCGGGAGGGAGTCTTGGTGTGGGAAATCTCCTCGAGTGCACGGGTGGACAGAAAGCTCTTGAGGTGGTACTGCAGCTT